DNA from Rosa rugosa chromosome 6, drRosRugo1.1, whole genome shotgun sequence:
AATCAATTACACTATAACACTTCTATGATTTTGATCATTGATTTATTTGTATGATCCTCCAATGCTGTGGAACTCAAAGGTTAGATTATAAAGTATTAACAGTCTTGGACATCATTTCacagttttcaatttcaatatctGCTAAATGCATATATCAAACTAGTTTAGTGTTGTGTAATATAATGTTCATGATGTTTAGTTTTCTTCCTTCCTAAGAATTAAAGGCATGCATACATTGTGAGTTCAAACAGAAACTGGGAATAAAATGCACGCAATTCCATTAAACATTAAAGCTTCATAATGAACAATATCTACAAGAATATCAGGGTAATAGTGTAATACAAACGAGAGCGATATGATGAGTGATACAATATTTGGTTTTAGGCATGAGGTGTTCAGACCTAGTCTGAAGGCATCTCTATGACCTTTAATTGTATTCATACATCTTGGAAATGAGTGTAACCATACAGAATACTGCTGTCTGATTATTACTAATGTCTTTGAGACTCCAGCAACCGTGTAGCAGCAGGTCCTATGAAACTCTGCTTCCAGATTACTGACTATGCAATAGTTGCGTTGCCCATAGTGGTCTTTTAGGCTAGAACTATGACTCTGGTCTGAAAGATATGCTTTGCGGATTGAAAGGAGATGCATCCTGGAAAATGAAAGAATCCTTTAAATTGCTGCCAGCTTCAAACTGTTGTCTGCTTCCAGGACTTTCAGTTTCTTCTGGGCAAGATAAACAGCAATATAATGCCTCTACAGCTTCACTGACCTATTAACAGATTCCATATTTAGTTAAGGAATGTAGCAAATAGCTTCAAAGCTTTAGTGTAAGATTTTATTTACTGTGACAAATAGTGTTTTTGGATTGATTATCTCACCTTGTCTTGTGATGCTGCTCTGCAGTCGGATTCTTCTAGGAGCACCTCCCATGTTTGACTACATGACTGGATTGGatgattttgatgttttgaatATGTCCTTTGATCTTAAGGACATACTAATTGCAGGCTAATTGTCTGAGGAACGACTATTGCTGGTCCTGAGGATTCACTACTAGGGATCTGAAGAAATGGATGTGGATAGGTATGTCCTTTGATTTTAGGACATTTCAAAACTATGGATATGAGGAACAAATATCGATACTTCGGTTGACATGATGTTTGATCAGAGGAAGGAATATTGGTACTTCTATTGACAAGATCTGAGGAATGAATATAGGTAGTAATGTTGACAGAGGAAGCTCCACCTCCAAGGAACTGCTTATGAGAAAAGACATCTATATATGCCTGGACTTGTCACATTCAGAGAAGGGTAGACTTCCGGATGGCATTTGAACCATATGGATTCGCCGGTCTCTCTTTCAACCAAAACTTCACTAGGGGATGCTGTGACACCAGCAATGCCTCCCCCGctcccaaaagaaaaagaaaagaaaaacaggtACAAAATAATTGTTGCTGTTCTGAGTTGTAATTGAATGCCAAAACGATCAAGAAGTTTACAAAGCCTCCAGTACAAGAAATGCAGAAAAATTGTGATTGTTTGCCAATCAACACAGCTGAGCATTTCATATAACTTGGAGATCTTTGAATCATTTGTAGGAGAATAACACCGACTGCAATAATGTGAGTTAGAGACACATTATTACTGAGGCGTCCTTTTGATATTCTCCTATAAATAAAGGTTGATTAGCTACTCTGGAGCGTTGCTCCAATGGCTAATGCAGAATAATCGTTTATTGATCCATCTACTACTTCGGTGTTTCCGTCATTGGTTACTCTTCTACCACCATCAATAACTGTATGTGAGAACTTTACGGGAGAAGAGTCCATACCTTCGTATAAGGATGGCAAATCATCCCACTCAATAAAATTATTGTCATGGGGAAAATCTCCCAGTCCTCCGTTTATTGATGTTAGTGTATAATCGTAATCCTTTGGCAGATATGATTCAAATTCTGATCCTAGATTTGCTCCTGCTTGAGGATATCCCTGAATTAACAATTACAGAAAGAAAGAGTTAAGTTTGGATATACTTCTTTTGCTGCAGCATATTTAGAAGTTCAAATAGAAGTGTTAAAAGAGCATGCTTATTCTCACCTCTGGAATCATATTCGCAGCTTTATTTTCAGAACTAGATGCGGTATTGCTAACTAATTCGTCATCATCATTGGTTGAAATATTGTTCTTCTTTGTAAGAGAAGGGTCACTATCCTCAAATGGATATGTCCTCTTACGACATTCATCATTATGGACATTGGTGGTATACATGGGTGACTGATGTAGCTGATGCAGTTGAGGTGGCGCAGGCGGATGAAAGAGTAAATCCAGATTTTGTGGGTCATCTAGTAGCTGTTTGATCACAAACAAGAAAGTGTGAGGTAACATTTTCAATATACTTTTTCTGCTCTATATTGAAAATTATATAGAAGAAAATCCTAATGCAAGTTTGTTCTGACCTCTTCAATCATATCAGATGAATTGCTTTTATCAGGTCGGCCTTCAACAGAGGTTGAAAGATCATTCCCATCTATATGACAAGGATCAGTTTGCATGCCTTGGAAGTCATGAGGATTGCCAATGGGAATTTGAAGAGCATCTTCCAGCACCTTTAAAGCCAGGTATTCCTCGTAATCTGTAATCGTACCACCACCAGTTTCAGCTTCATCATCATTTCCATTGGGAATTGGAACAACGTTAACCTGCTTAATGGATGCCCAATTTTCTTCAGCTTGATTTTCAACATTGGAGGCCATACTGCAGCTGCTGCTACCTTGATCGCAGAATGGGGCATCCTTATCATGATCAGAGTTGTCTGACTTATACTTCAAGCAACAGACTACAAAGTCCCCTATCTGCTTAGGAGGGTCAGAATGTGCCTGAATGAGATAATACTCATGAATGACCCAGCCAGTCTTCTGGGATTTCGGCACTCCACGTTTGTAGAAGGTCAAGGTCCTCTTTCTCCCAATCACAGCTTTGGAGCGAAGGGCCTTGATGTCTCTGTCCTTGCCTGTAATCTTCCAGAACCCTTCCCCTGTAGTCCTGTTGGAGCGTCTGCTGTTAGGGTACTTGTATTCACGCGGAGTGAAGAAGTACCACTTATCCTGACTGTCCCAAGACTCTGCCCATGCAaaccagaagaagaaaaaagagaaaaatttccTGCCCAGATTTTGCGCCCTTGTGAATGCCAGTTCTGCAAAATTGCAACACAATACACATGACTGTTCATCCATATCAGTAATAGATAACCGTACTTTTACCTACACAAAGATAAAAAATTGGCTTTGCATCATCAGTATCTTAATTCCATCCCTCTCTCTCCCATTGTAATGACCAGGAACTCAACAATTCCTTAACCTCACATGTTCAAGATACTAGCAAGGGTTTCCAGTTAGTCAGTAACTGCTTCAAATTGCTAATTGTTGGGATTTTAACCCCACTAACGAACCAGGACTCAGGATTAGACACACCCGCAACAACACCACAATAAAGCAGAATAAACAAACAAGGATGAAATACAATTGACATGAGATTTAAGTGGTTTGGCAAATTTCCTGCCTACGTCCGCTCAAGATATTTGCTCTTTCACTATGAGAATATCAAATCCCAAATCCCAAAACACTTGTACACCCTCACTCATAGATTAACTAAGAACACAATATCTCACCTAAGAGAATTTCCCTTTCCCTCTTAGTACATTTTTCACTCACTCTCATGCACAATCCACAAGCTATTTCTATTGCTTGCCTGATGCTTACTTGCATGCTTTAATACATCAACCTTGCTACATATAGGCATACCAATAGCAAGGGTGGCAAGTTTCCCATCTTGTGAATAACATGGAGCAGCAAACAAAGACCAATTAAGCTAGCCTTCATTCAACATGCTACCACCATTAATAGCCTACAACAATTAATACATTCACATACCTATCTCACCTTACCTATTTACCCATGCACATATGCACTACATGAAACATGCAACAATGTTTTCTTCACCAACTATATCAATCATCAAACATAATTGCCACATTAATACTTGTGTGTCATCACTTCTTTTTGCATGAGAATGAACACCAATCTCAACACTAATAACTTCATATCACAATCTCATAAAACAACATCACAAGCTCCAGACCTAGGAATCTATAGTGTACTTAATAACATTTGAGGATTTGAAATTAGCTGGACAACCAGAGAACCCCTAAGTTTACAAGCACAACTCATGGGGAATGAAAAATAACGTCAATAATTCATTTCAAATAATGACAACTATCAGGCAAAAAAATTAAATCAGCTCAATTCATTTTAAAAATAATGTTCCGGAGATGGTTTACCTGGTAACTCGTGAGGCTCGTGCTTGCACACATCGATTTCAGGGATGATGGTGGTGATCTCGGAGTCCTTGCACTGATTCTTCTCCTCCAAGTCACTAAGCAGCTTCTCGTCGGTGGGATGGAATCCGTATCCCGGTGGAACTGTGAAGCCGCCGCAGCTCATCTCTTTCACTCTGAATAGCTGATTTTGAtcggtgcttttttttttttttggtgctcTGAAGGGCAGAGGAAAGAGTGAGGTTGTACATACATAGAGTCAAGTCTAGTGCTTTGAACTGAATGTCCTGAGCTTCGGAAGCAAGTTCAACTGTATGGAATGACTTGCATCATGAGTGGAAATCTGATCCCACCAGTAAGGAGTGACAACCAATCAGCcgttagtttttagtttttacattttctttgtctctttaAGGGAATCTGATTTATCGTTACCTGCTCTTGGAAGTTCAGCCTTTGGTGCCTTGCTGGCCTTTCTTTAGTTGTTTGTTTATCCATTTGAGACCGGGAACATTCAGGAACATTGGCTAAAATAAttggagaattttttttttattattattattttttttttcgaatagATGGGAGAAATTTTTGTTGGGAATATTCTAGAGTCTCAGCTTAGTGGAAATGTAGCCATGAAATACCCAAATCCCCTAACTCAATCTTATAGTGAATTATTGTCTTTACTATTGAGTCCGCAAATGAAAAATTGGAGGAAATGATACACAAGATTTCATTAAGCTTGATAAATTACTTACAAGGTTCTAAACAACAACAATTATACACATTTGTAACTACTACTCCATCAACCAACCAGTTATTACATTTCATTAACTGTAACTACTACTTCAACAATAACCCAACTAGCTACTAATTTAGTGACATTTCTCTTCATGAGGTCTGAACAATCTGAGTGGGGAGAGCAAACCATCAATACGCTAGAAAAGATCATATTACTTGGAAGATTGTCGTACCCTTGCAGGATAATATCAGACCTCTTATAGTTCATTAGCTACATTGGAGGGTTTCCAATAGCTAATGCAGATGTATGTTGTTCCCATCCATGGGCGACTTCAGTGTTCGTATCATAGCTGCTTACTCCACTATCCCCATGGTAGACCCTTCCCAATGAGTTCGGTAGGTTGGAGTCTATGGAAGGAGTTTGAGCTATTTGATCAGAACAGTaagattgcaactcattgcattcaatattatgtagagCATCTCAATGTTTAGTGTACATCATCGACTGCAGAGCTGAATCTTCTAGCTGCAATGGATGAAACGCTGAttccatattttctttggtttgatgatgcacctggattaagaatcataaacaaacaagcattTAGTTTGAAACTTGAACACACTTGGTTGAGATTAATTTCATATAGCATTCCATTCTCACCTCTAGAATCCTAGAATCTGTAGCTTGATTTTCAAAATTAGACATGATATGTCTAACCGGTATGTCAACTTCAttggttgaattttttttcttaaatgcagattgccaattcttgcattcaCTAAAACAGAGATTGGCATCTGGAACATTTCCCAGCTTTGTGTATATTGATGACTGCAGTATGGAGGGGCGGTAATCTTGTGGCTGAATTGGACGCAAAAATGAATCAAGATTTACTTCTGGTAGGTCACATAGCTGAATTAACAATCACAAAAAGCGAGCATTAGTTCATAGTTTCATGCATTTTATGCGCATGACAAGTTTGTATAAGAAGATGTTCAAAGAGGATGCGATTTCACATATCATCTGCTACAACTTCATTTTATAACTTGGACATAATGTAGTTGACAAGTTCATCATATCATCAGTGGTTAGAAAGATATTCTTGTAACATAAGAATCAGCAATTTCTGTTTATATTCGTGACTTGCGACTTAAGTTTTGCTATAGTTCTTGGGATTCATAGTCGAAACGTTTAACTACAAAATGCACATTCATTCTCACCTGTAGAAACACACCATCCATAGTCTCATCTTCATCACAGGTTGAAACTTCATTCTTGTCTTCTAGACAAGAAGTATTATCTCCACATGGTGATTGCAACTTATTACAATCATCACCATTGGCTAATTGCAGAACAGCTTCCAGCTCTGGGGATGCCGGTGACCGCACTGCAGAGGAGCAGCAGTCATCCAGACGCTGAGGTTGATGTAAAAGTGGTTCATCATTTTTGAGTGCCTGAGTATAAAATCAAAATTCAGAATTATAAGCAAGCAAGATCTTAATGTTGATATACTTCTGGTGCTCCATATCAAGACAGAGATCATGTTCGTTCTTACCGCTTGAATTTTCCAGTTAGACACACCTGCGCTATCCGGTTCCCCTTCATCACTTACCAGAGAATCTTTCTTATCTGATTTATTCTTCAAGCGACAGATAACAGAGTCACCCTGCGTAAAT
Protein-coding regions in this window:
- the LOC133716338 gene encoding uncharacterized protein LOC133716338, translating into MSCDHFPDVPLEFRYRPTKTELLCDHLAKKNWCKDSQIMSIIPVIDLCKHEPRELPGLAFTRQENLGRKLYFDFFFRFTRAESWYSQGKWYFFAPREYKYPNSTRSNRTTGEGSWKVTGKDRDIKAPGSEAVIGRKRILTFQKRGVPKSHKTGYVIHEYYHIQPHSDPPKQIGDFVVCCLKYKPDNSHHDEDAPLSPFCNRGSGSGSCSMVSNVANQAEENLASNEQFNGTDDEAETGGGWITEAEEHLAYKRDGLRTPIGNQNEFQGSQTDPCNLWTSVEGQADRSNSSHMIEERVDDPENMDSFFHPPVPPQLHQLHQSPMYTTNVQNDECRKRKYPFEDNDSSLTKKNNISTSDGDELVSNTTSNSENQAADVILEGDSVICRLKNKSDKKDSLVSDEGEPDSAGVSNWKIQAALKNDEPLLHQPQRLDDCCSSAVRSPASPELEAVLQLANGDDCNKLQSPCGDNTSCLEDKNEVSTCDEDETMDGVFLQLCDLPEVNLDSFLRPIQPQDYRPSILQSSIYTKLGNVPDANLCFSECKNWQSAFKKKNSTNEVDIPVRHIMSNFENQATDSRILEVKVRLSITDMDEQSCVLCCNFAELAFTRAQNLGRKFFSFFFFWFAWAESWDSQDKWYFFTPREYKYPNSRRSNRTTGEGFWKITGKDRDIKALRSKAVIGRKRTLTFYKRGVPKSQKTGWVIHEYYLIQAHSDPPKQIGDFVVCCLKYKSDNSDHDKDAPFCDQGSSSCSMASNVENQAEENWASIKQVNVVPIPNGNDDEAETGGGTITDYEEYLALKVLEDALQIPIGNPHDFQGMQTDPCHIDGNDLSTSVEGRPDKSNSSDMIEELLDDPQNLDLLFHPPAPPQLHQLHQSPMYTTNVHNDECRKRTYPFEDSDPSLTKKNNISTNDDDELVSNTASSSENKAANMIPEGYPQAGANLGSEFESYLPKDYDYTLTSINGGLGDFPHDNNFIEWDDLPSLYEGMDSSPVKFSHTVIDGGRRVTNDGNTEVVDGSINDYSALAIGATLQSS